In Xiphias gladius isolate SHS-SW01 ecotype Sanya breed wild chromosome 6, ASM1685928v1, whole genome shotgun sequence, a single genomic region encodes these proteins:
- the LOC120791322 gene encoding vitellogenin-2-like, protein MKVLVLALTLAFAAGYQVSLAPQFATGKTYIYKYEAFLMGGLPEEGLARAGVKVQSKVLISAVAADTFMLKLVDPEIFEYSGIWPKEAFIPATKLTSALAAQLLIPIKFEYANGVVGKVFATAGISATVLNVYRGILNIFQLNIKKTQNVYELQEPGAQGVCQTHYIISEDTKADRIILTKTKDLNHCHERIIKDIGLAYTERCIECEARGKTLKGANAFNYIMKPAATGALILEATATELIQFSPFNILKGAAQMEAKQILTFMEIDRTPVEPIRAEYIHRGSLQYEFGSELLQTPIQLLRISNAEAQIVEILNHIVTFNVAKVHEDAPLKFIELIQLLRVASFESIEALWTQFKARPDYRHWILNAVPAIGTHTALRFLKEKFLAGELSIAEAAQALLGSVHMVTADQEAIKLAEGLAMNPKIQENPVLREIAMLGYGTLVAKYCAENPTCPAEFVRPIHEIAVQAVARGEIDELIVALKVLGNAGHPASLKPIMKFLPGFGSAAANLPLRVHIDAVLALRNIAKREPKRIQEMAIQLFMDKALHPELRMVAAIVLFETKLPMGLVAALADTLLKEKNLQVTSFVYSYMKAMTKNTAPDFASVAAACNVAVKILSPKFDRLSYRFSRALYFDAYQNPWMMGAAASAFYINDAATLLPRAIVAKARTYLAGAYADVLELGVRTEGVQEALLKIHEAPDNADRLTKMKRVMKAISEWTAHPSSQPLASMYVKVFGQEIAFANIDKATVDRIIELASGPALHANGRKALDALLSGFALHYAKPMLVAEVRRILPTAVGLPMELSFYTAAVAAASVEFQATVTPPLPENFHAAQLLKSDISMKAAITPSVSMHTYAVMGVNTAYIQANLLSRAKVHTIIPAKMEARIDMTKGNFKLHFLPVQGVNKIASALVETFAVARNVEDLTAAKITPMIPAEAVVQLSRETHSSRISRMASSLAGGMSVSSEIIPVDLPRKIAQRLKFPKGFEEKMCGAIETFGIKACTEIESRNAAYIKDCPLYSIIGKHAVLVEVAPAAGPVIEKIEIEIQVGEKAAEKIIKVIDLSEEEEILEDKNVLMKLKKILVPGLKNSTASSSSSSSSRSLSSRSSSSRSSISSSASTKSSSSSSSRRKSKMVDVVNPIPKTSKRLSSHSSSSSSSQSSRHSRSSSSSRSSSASSSRSSLQSSSRSLSSSSSSSRDSSMSKQEMYEMKFTKNHIHQHALSTARANSKSSAYSFEEIYNKAKYLANAVTPAVTVLIRAVRADHKVQGYQIAAYFDKATSRLQVIFANLSENDHWRICADGMMLSYHKLMAKIAWGLECKQYETEITAETGLVDQEPAVRLKLTWDKLPKSMKHYAKKLSKYISLIAHESGVSLANVKNVRNQIKLTVAVASETSLNVVLKTPKRTIYKLGVGLPVSLPYGDTAAELEAYQDNWGEKVLHMFTKAHAAECTMIKDTVITFNNRKYKNEMPHSCYQVLAQDCTPDLKFIVLLKRDQTQEQNQINVKIANIDVDMYPKDNVVMVKVNGVEMPISNLPYQHPTGKIQIRQRGEGIALHAPTHGLQEVYFDLNALKVKVVDWMRGQTCGLCGKADGEIRQEYRTPNERLIKNAASYAHSWVMPGKSCRDNSECYMKLESVKLEKQMIFHGQESKCYSVEPVLRCLPGCMPVRTTAVTVGFHCLPADSNLNRSEGLSSIYQKSTDLKETAEAHLACRCTAQCI, encoded by the exons ATGAAGGTGCTTGTGCTAGCTCTTACTCTGGCCTTTGCAG cgGGTTACCAGGTCAGCTTAG CCCCACAGTTTGCTACTGGAAAGACTTACATTTACAAATATGAAGCATTTCTTATGGGCGGCCTGCCTGAGGAGGGTCTGGCACGGGCCGGAGTGAAAGTCCAGAGCAAAGTATTGATCAGTGCAGTGGCTGCCGACACCTTCATGTTGAAG CTTGTAGACCCTGAGATCTTTGAGTACAGTGGCATTTGGCCCAAAGAGGCGTTCATCCCAGCCACCAAGCTCACCTCAGCCCTGGCTGCTCAGCTCTTGATACCCATCAAGTTTGAGTATGCTAACGGTGTCGTTGGTAAAGTTTTTGCAACGGCTGGCATCTCTGCAACTGTGCTGAATGTCTACAGGGGAATCCTCAACATCTTCCAGCTGAACATCAAGAAGACTCAGAACGTCTATGAGCTGCAAGAG CCTGGAGCTCAAGGTGTGTGCCAGACCCACTACATCATCAGTGAGGACACAAAGGCTGATCGCATTATTCTGACCAAGACCAAGGACCTGAACCATTGTCATGAGAGAATCATTAAGGACATTGGCTTGGCTTACACTGAGAGATGCATTGAGTGTGAGGCT AGAGGAAAGACCCTGAAGGGAGCCAATGCCTTTAACTACATCATGAAGCCAGCAGCCACAGGTGCTCTGATCTTGGAGGCAACTGCTACAGAGCTGATTCAGTTCTCTCCTTTCAACATCTTGAAAGGTGCTGCCCAGATGGAAGCTAA GCAAATCCTGACCTTCATGGAGATTGATAGGACCCCAGTGGAGCCCATCAGAGCTGAATATATTCACCGTGGATCCCTGCAGTACGAGTTTGGCAGTGAGCTTCTCCAGACACCCATCCAGCTTCTGAGGATCAGCAATGCAGAGGCTCAG aTTGTTGAGATTCTGAACCACATAGTGACCTTCAATGTGGCCAAAGTCCATGAAGATGCCCCCCTGAAGTTTATTGAACTCATCCAGCTTCTGCGTGTGGCCAGTTTTGAGAGTATTGAGGCTCTCTGGACTCAGTTCAAAGCTAGACCTGATTACAG GCACTGGATCCTGAATGCTGTCCCTGCCATCGGTACTCACACTGCTCTGAGGTTCCTCAAGGAGAAGTTCCTGGCTGGTGAGCTGTCTATTGCTGAAGCTGCTCAAGCTCTGCTGGGATCTGTGCACATGGTGACAGCCGACCAGGAGGCCATCAAACTTGCTGAG GGCCTGGCTATGAACCCCAAGATCCAAGAAAACCCAGTCTTGCGTGAGATCGCAATGCTCGGCTATGGCACTCTGGTTGCTAAATACTGTGCAGAGAACCCAACTTGCCCAGCTGAGTTTGTGAGG CCCATCCATGAAATCGCTGTCCAGGCTGTTGCAAGAGGTGAAATTGATGAGCTCATTGTCGCTCTCAAAGTTCTGGGTAATGCTGGACATCCTGCTAGCCTTAAACCAATCATGAAGTTCCTGCCTGGCTTTGGAAGTGCTGCTGCTAATCTGCCACTAAGAGTTCACATTGATGCTGTTCTGGCCCTGAGGAACATTGCAAAGAGAGAGCCCAAGAGG ATCCAAGAAATGGCTATTCAGCTGTTCATGGACAAGGCTCTCCACCCAGAGCTCCGTATGGTTGCTGCTATTGTGCTTTTTGAGACAAAGCTGCCCATGGGTCTGGTGGCCGCTCTCGCCGACACCctcttgaaagaaaaaaatctgcaggtcACTAGCTTTGTGTACTCTTACATGAAGGCCATGACCAAGAATACCGCCCCTGACTTTGCTTCTGT TGCTGCAGCCTGTAACGTCGCTGTGAAGATCCTCAGCCCCAAATTCGACAGACTGAGCTACCGCTTCAGCAGAGCTCTCTATTTTGATGCCTACCAAA ATCCCTGGATGATGGGTGCTGCTGCCAGTGCTTTCTACATTAACGATGCTGCAACTCTTTTGCCAAGAGCCATTGTGGCCAAAGCCCGCACCTACCTGGCCGGAGCTTACGCTGATGTTCTTGAG ttgggAGTAAGAACTGAGGGAGTCCAGGAGGCCCTTTTAAAAATCCACGAGGCTCCTGATAATGCTGACAGGCTCACCAAGATGAAACGAGTTATGAAGGCT ATTTCAGAGTGGACGGCTCATCCTTCAAGCCAGCCCCTGGCCTCCATGTATGTGAAAGTCTTCGGACAGGAAATTGCCTTTGCCAACATTGACAAAGCTACTGTTGATCGGATTATTGAG CTGGCCTCCGGACCTGCGCTTCACGCTAATGGCAGGAAGGCTTTGGATGCTCTGCTGTCCGGTTTTGCACTGCATTATGCTAAACCAATGCTGGTCGCTGAGGTCCGTCGCATCCTTCCCACCGCTGTTGGTCTGCCCATGGAGCTGAGTTTCTATAcggctgctgtggctgctgcatCTGTTGAAT tccAAGCCACTGTGACACCACCTCTGCCTGAGAATTTCCATGCTGCCCAGCTTCTGAAGTCGGACATCAGCATGAAGGCTGCAATTACTCCAAG TGTTTCCATGCACACCTATGCAGTTATGGGCGTGAATACTGCTTACATCCAAGCTAACCTGCTGTCAAGAGCCAAAGTTCACACGATTATTCCTGCAAAGATGGAAGCAAGAATTGATATGACTAAGGGCAACTTCAAGCTTCATTTTCTGCCTGTTCAGGGCGTCAATAAGATTGCATCTGCACT TGTTGAGACTTTCGCTGTTGCAAGAAATGTTGAAGACCTCACAGCTGCCAAAATCACACCAATGATTCCAGCTGAAGCTGTAGTACAGCTATCAAGGGAGACCCACTCTTCAAGGATTTCTAGGATGGCATCCTCTCTGGCTGGTGGCATG tcAGTATCATCTGAAATCATTCCCGTTGACCTGCCAAGAAAAATTGCCCAAAGACTGAAATTTCCCAAGGGGTTTGAGGAGAAAATGTGTGGTGCAATTGAAACGTTTGGAATAAAGGCATGCACTGAGATCGAATCTCGCAATGCCGCCTACATCAAGGACTGCCCACTCTACTCCATTATTGGAAAACATGCTGTCCTGGTGGAGGTTGCTCCGG CTGCTGGACCAGTAATTGAAAAGATTGAAATTGAGATTCAGGTtggagaaaaagcagcagaaaagatCATCAAAGTGATAGACCTGAGCGAGGAAGAGGAAATTCTCGAGGACAAGAATGTCCTGATGAAACTCAAGAAAATCTTGGTTCCTGGTCTGAAGAACAGCACAGCCAGttcctccagctccagcagctctCGTTCTCTCAGTTCTCGCTCTAGCAGCTCCCGTTCAAgcatctcctcctctgcatcaacCAAgtcttcctccagctcctcctctcgcCGCAAGAGCAAAATGGTCGACGTTGTTAACCCAATCCCCAAAACATCAAAGAGACTGAGCAGCcactccagcagctcctccagcagCCAATCAAGCCGGCATTCAAGAAGCTCTTCCAGTTCGCGCTCCAGCAGCGCTTCAAGCAGCCGTTCATCTCTCCAGTCCAGCAGCCGCTCTTtaagctccagctccagctcctccagagaCAGCTCCATGTCCAAG CAAGAAATGTATGAAATGAAGTTTACCAAGAACCACATCCACCAG CATGCCCTCTCCACAGCCCGAGCCAACAGCAAGAGCAGTGCCTACAGCTTTGAAGAAATTTACAATAAG GCCAAGTACCTCGCTAACGCTGTCACTCCTGCGGTGACCGTTCTCATCCGTGCTGTGAGAGCCGACCACAAGGTTCAGGGATACCAGATTGCAGCTTACTTTGACAAAGCCACTTCCAGACTGCAGGTCATTTTTGCCAACCTTTCTGAGAATGACCACTGGAGAATCTGTGCTGATGGTATGATGCTGAGCTATCACAAGCTGATG GCCAAGATTGCCTGGGGCCTTGAATGCAAGCAATATGAGACCGAGATCACAGCTGAAACTGGTCTTGTGGATCAAGAGCCTGCAGTCCGCCTGAAGCTGACCTGGGACAAACTTCCAAAGAGCATGAAACACTATGCAAAGAA GCTCTCTAAGTATATTTCCCTTATTGCTCATGAAAGCGGAGTAAGCCTGGCAAACGTCAAGAATGTCCGTAATCAGATAAAACTGACTGTGGCTGTTGCCTCTGAGACAAGCCTGAATGTTGTGCTGAAGACGCCAAAG AGGACCATTTACAAACTTGGAGTGGGtctccctgtttctctgccATACGGGGACACTGCTGCTGAGCTGGAAGCATACCAGGACAACTGGGGTGAAAAGGTCTTGCACATGTTCACCAAGGCTCATGCAG CTGAGTGCACCATGATCAAAGACACTGTGATCACATTCAATAACAGGAAATACAAGAACGAGATGCCCCACTCTTGCTACCAGGTTTTGGCTCAGGATTGCACCCCAGATCTCAAATTCATAGTTCTGCTGAAGAGGGACCAAACACAAGAACAGAACCAGATCAATGTGAAGATTGCAAACAT tgatGTCGACATGTATCCAAAGGACAACGTTGTCATGGTGAAGGTTAATGGAGTAGAAATGCCCATCAGCAACCTGCCATATCAGCATCCCAcag GCAAAATTCAGATCAGACAGAGAGGCGAAGGCATTGCTCTCCATGCTCCCACCCACGGTCTTCAGGAAGTCTACTTCGATCTGAACGCACTGAAG GTTAAAGTCGTGGATTGGATGAGAGGACAGACTTGTGGACTCTGTGGAAAGGCTGACGGGGAAATCAGACAGGAGTACCGCACACCCAACGAACGCCTGATCAAGAATGCAGCCAGCTACGCTCATTCATGGGTTATGCCTGGAAAGAGTTGCCGTGATAATTCTG AGTGTTACATGAAGCTCGAATCAGTGAAGCTGGAGAAGCAGATGATCTTCCACGGTCAGGAGTCCAAATGCTACTCTGTTGAGCCTGTGCTGCGCTGCTTGCCCGGCTGCATGCCAGTGAGGACCACCGCTGTCACCGTCGGCTTCCACTGCCTGCCTGCTG attctaacctgaaccGCTCTGAGGGTCTGAGCAGCATCTATCAGAAGAGCACTGACCTTAAGGAAACAGCAGAAGCTCACCTGGCCTGCCGCTGTACCGCTCAGTGCATTTAA